The following coding sequences lie in one Syngnathoides biaculeatus isolate LvHL_M chromosome 16, ASM1980259v1, whole genome shotgun sequence genomic window:
- the LOC133514865 gene encoding relaxin-3-like yields MWKVLLLAVSLLANEVHAMDNPVYGVKLCGREFIRAVIFTCGGSRWRRSLRTSAEDLFSSHQDSSEELSHNPVMENILHRNRDLDFMSGENQERIFSRPTRSFITEEILEALRKADRKGREVVLGLSNACCKWGCSKSEISSLC; encoded by the exons ATGTGGAAAGTTCTGCTTCTGGCCGTGTCTCTGCTGGCAAATGAAGTTCACGCCATGGACAACCCAGTGTATGGCGTCAAGCTCTGTGGTCGTGAGTTCATCCGAGCGGTCATCTTCACTTGCGGTGGCTCACGGTGGAGACGATCGCTCAGGACTTCAG CAGAAGACCTTTTCAGCTCCCATCAAGATTCCTCAGAGGAACTGAGTCACAATCCCGTGATGGAGAACATACTCCACAGAAACAGAGATCTGGATTTCATGTCAGGTGAAAACCAAGAGAGAATCTTCAGCCGGCCAACTCGTTCTTTTATCACAGAAGAGATTCTCGAAGCCCTGCGGAAGGCGGATCGCAAAGGCCGGGAAGTGGTTTTGGGTCTTTCCAATGCGTGCTGCAAGTGGGGCTGCAGCAAGAGTGAGATCAGCTCCCTTTGCTGA